From Dechloromonas sp. A34:
GTCGCTCATCCGCTCCGGCTGGCCATACTCTGCCTGCTGGGCCAGGGGGAACGCTCAGTCGGAGATATTTGCCGCGAACTGGGCACCACGCAGCCTAATATTTCGCAGCATTTGACCCAGCTCCATAACCAGCGCCTGCTCAAGTCGCGCAAGGAAGCCAACTTCGTCTACTACGCCATCGCCGACCAGCGCCTTAGCGAAATCATCGGCATGCTGCAAAAAATCTATTGCCCATGAAGGCAGTGCCCGAATAATGGGCACCCCGTACAAATCGTTTCTGCGACAAGGCACTAGCACCGCTACTCAGTTACTACTCCCAAGCTTATCCACAGGAAATGGGGATAAGCTTGGGTAGCGAATTTTGCCCGACCAGTGGTCCCAAACCATATGCATCGGCCATCCGAAGCAAAATCCCGGTGCGCTTGACGACTGGTTCAGCAAGGTCAATCAGCCTAACAACCAATGACTGTTGCCCGCTTATCACAAGGCACAGGATCAACATGGCAACCAGAACCGGCCCTCTCCATTGCGTCTCCGGAGTTGGGCCCTCGATCTTTCTGGAGATATCTGCTTACAAATAGCGGTACGTCCGCAATGCGCCTGATGCGTTATTCAGGTACTTGCTGCTTAGTTCAACGCTGATGGCACGGCTTATGCGTGACAGGATCAAGACGCGCAATCCAGGCGGATTCAGCCAGAGGAGAACAAAATGACCTCAGATAAAGACAACGTATACCTCGGCCGCCAGCCCATTTTTGATCGCCAGCAACATCTGGTGGCTTACGAACTGCTGTACCGTTCCGGCGAGTTCGCGGAGGCGCACGTTACCGACAATGCGCAAGCCACTGCCGAGGTTATTCGGCGGAGCTTCAAACGGATCGGCATAAATACCGTACTGGGCGAATCCGCCGGCTTCCTCAATGTCGATGCCGAAATGCTTTACAGCCGCCACCTCGACGCCTTGCCGGTCAATCGCCTGGTGCTGGAACTGCTCGAAACCGTGGAGATCGACGACGGGATTATCGAACGCTGTCGCGAACTGAAGCAGCGCGGCTTCCGCCTGGCCCTCGACGATGTGTCTTCGTATGACGACCGCCTTGCCCCCCTGTTAGAAATGGCCGATATCATCAAGATCGACTTGGCCATGCTTGACCAGGCCGGGCTCGCCGCCCTCGTCCGACGACTCAAGCCATACACCGGAAAATTGCTGGCGGAAAAAGTCGAGACCTGGGAGCGCGTCCACGAATGCATGGCGTTGGGCTTTCAACTCTTCCAGGGTTTTATCCTCGCCCGCCCCAGCATCCTGGTTTCCTGAGACGAACCGGCAGACAATGCTTGGCGGAGATAGACTCTGACTGCCATCATTCCAGCCACTTAGAACAGGAACCAAATCTTGAAAAATCACCCTATCCGCATCGGCTTAGCCTTGGGCAGCGGCTCGGCCAGAGGCTGGTCGCACATTGGCGTGATCAGGGTTCTGGAGCAAGCCGGAATTTCGCCCGAAATCATTTGCGGCACCTCGATCGGCTCGCTGGTCGGGGCGGCCTATGCCGCCGGCAAACTGGACAGTCTGGAGCTCTGGGTAAAGGAGTTGAGCTGGCAGGCCGTAGTCGGACTGCTCGACCTGAAAATGGGGGGCGGGCTGATCGAAGGCGGCAAACTTGTCGGTTTTCTGCGCAAACAGTTGGACGATCAAGGCATCGAGGAACTGACCAAAACCTTCGCCTGCGTCGCGACCGACCTGGCCAACGGTCGCGAAACCTGGCTGCGCGAGGGATCGGTGGTTGACGCCGTGCGTGCTTCGATCGCCATGCCAGGCCTGTTTACCCCGGTATTGCGGGAGGGGCGAATGCTGGTGGACGGTGGCCTGGTCAATCCGGTGCCTGTCTCCCTGTGCCGGGCCATGGGTGCGGATGTCGTCATCGCCGTGGACCTGAACTGGGATCTACTCGGCCAACGCAAACGCCTTTCCAGCCAAGCCAGGACAGAGTTGGTGCCGACCACGAATGGCAAGCTCAATGGACTCCTTGCCAGGCTTCGACCGTCGAACTGGATGAACGGTGAGTCGCAAGCACTCAAGGCCATGCCTTCGATGCTCGACGTCGTCAGCACCAGCCTGAACATCATGCAGGTCCGCATTACCCAGAGCCGACTGGCCGGCGAACCGGCCGATGCGATGATTCGTCCGAAATTATCCACCATTGCCGCGATGGACTTCCATCGCGCCGAGATCGCGATCGCCGAAGGCGAACGTGCCGCGCGGCACGCCCTGCCAATGATTCAGGAACTGCTCGGCTGATCGGAAAGGCGAAGACCTGTTCGCCCTTGATCGCCAGAACCGAACGGTCTGGCTGCCATCTAATCGACTGAATGATCAGCTCATAGGCTGGAGGTCGTGATGGGGCAACGATGTTTCCCACAGTGGCAACCGGGGTATAGCGTAGGGAACTGGGTGCTGGACAACCAGCACAAGAAGCTGCTGACCCTTTGCCAACACGTGATCGACTGGCAGACAGAGGAGGACGATCTGGGCATTTTCCGGTTTCGTACCATTCTCGACGATCTGCAGGATTACGCCGATGACCACCTCCGCACGGAAGAGGCGCTACTCGCCAAGTGCGGCTTTCCGTTGCTGGCGGGACATAAGGCGGAGCACGCCTCACACCGGCGCCAGCTCAATGAATTCCTGAGGTCGGCAAGCCACGGAGAGCTCGACCAAGAAGGACTCAGTCGCTATTTGTCGGACTGGTGGGTCGCACATATTCTGGAGTCCGACAAACAATACACGGCCTACATTCAACGCTTTCGCTAAACGTCAAACATGATTGTCGGTAGCAGGAAACCCGGGAAAGCCGGCGTTATCCCGTCGGCTTTCCCGGTTGCGACGCTGTTTCTGGCCACGGGCCATGATCAAACCCAATTCGACCGGGGAAGGTTGGCTTTCGCCAGAACCCGGTCGAGAAAGGCTGAATAGCTAAAAACTGCCGTTTAGCGCGACAGAATCCAGCCGCACAGATTCTTCATTTCGTTCTGATCCTTGGTATCGATGATCTTGTGATCTTCCTCGCTGCCGTCCTCGAGCTTCACCTTCAAGCCGGAGGTGATGTTCTTGATGCACTTTTCTTCCCCATCCGGCTTGCCCTTGAATTTGGCGGCAATCTTCTGGTAGGAGGGACCTTTCTTGGTCTTGTCGACCGCATGGCACTTGAAGCAATCGTTCTTCTTGGCCAGCGCCTTGGCGGCTTCTTCATCGACAGCCGCGTGAGCCGGAACCAGACCGGAAAGCGCAAAAAGCAAGGATCCGGTGAGGAAAAGTGAGTGTGCGGTTTTCATTACAGATATCTCCAGTGGGGCGGCCAGCGTGCCGCATATAAGTGATAACGCAGACGACGTCCTCCTGTTGACGGAACATCGGCCGCAGTTACAAAGGAATACAAATTAAGAGCGGCTTGATCGTTGCGGTGACAGGGTATCGGCTGCTGGCTATGACCTTAGCTGCCAATCCCTGAAATGAAAAGCCCCGGCGCGACTCCGCGAATGAAGAAGCACCGCCGGCACCATGATGCCGGGAGCCGGTGAGCCGCCTAGTGCTACGCCCCGAACAGACCAGCCAGCGCTATTCCCGACAGCACGCCTCCTCAGCAGCATTCTGCAACGCAACCTCGGTGCGCAGTGTGTTGTAACCGGGCTGGGCGCTGTAGCTGCATTCGCCGCTGCCGTTACCGACCCCGCCGAGCAGCGGGCAGGCGCCAAACAGTTCGGCCACCCAGTCGACGAAGGCCCGCACCTTGGGCGACAGGTGGCGATTCTGCATGTAAGCCACCGAGATCGGCATCGGCGACGGCGACAGTTGCGGCAAGACTTCGACCAGGGCGCCCGATTCAAGCTGCGGCAGCACCATGAAGCGCGCTGGCTGGATCATGCCGAAGCCCTGCAGGCCGCAGGCGACATAGGCTTCGCTGTCGTTGACCGAAACGCTGCCGCGCATCTTGACCGGCATGGACTGGCCATCGACGATGAAGTCCCAGTCGAAGTCGCGGCCGGTACGGCTGGAGAAATACTGCACGGCCCGGTGCTGCTGCAGGTCGTCGATGCAGGTCGGCACACCGTAACGTTCGAGATAGTCCGGTGCGGCGCAGGTGATCATCTTCAGCGTCCCGATGCGGCGGGCGACCAGCGTCGAATCCTGTAGCTCGCCGGCACGGATGACGCAATCGACCGCTTCGCGCACCAGGTCGACCATGCGGTCGCCCATGCCGATGACCAGTTCGACTTCCGGGTAGCGTTCATGGAATTCGGAGAGGCGAGGAATCAGGATCAGGCGACCGATCGGCGATGGCACGTCGATGCGCAGCCGCCCTTTCGGACCGCGCGCCACGTCCCGGAACGAGGACTCGGTTTCCTCGACTTCGCCGAGGATGCGGGCACAGTGCTCGTAGTAGGCGGCGCCATCGGGCGTCAGGCTGATCCGTCGCGTCGTGCGGTTGAGCAGGCGCACCTGGAGCAGGGCTTCGAGGTTCTGGATGATGGTCGTCACCGTCGCCCGCGGCAGGCCGAGATGGTCGGCAGCCCGGGTAAAACTGTTGGCATCCACGACCTGCGTGAACACCTGCATGGCTTGAAAACGGTCCATCGTCACCCTTTCCGATTCAACACGATTGTTTGCTGCTGTTGAATAGTATTGTCGAAATACAGGTATTTATCCAGCCAAACATAACTTCCAGAATAGCTCCATCCCAACTTTCGGCAGCCCCACTGCCCCGAACGCGATGGCAGCAGCAACCCCGACGACGACCAGGCAGCCCCAAGATCTGGTCATTCCCGGCCCGGCCGGGCCGCTGGCCCTGCGCCTCTACCGGCCGAGCCGGATTACGGCCGCCTTGCCCGTCGTCCTCTACTTTCACGGCGGCGGTTTCGTCAGCGGCAACCTCGACGATGCCGACCAGCCGGCCAGCTACATCGCCGAGCACGGCCCGGCCCTGGTCCTCGCCGTCGGCTACGCACTGGCCCCAGCCCGGCCCTTCCCGGCTGCGCCGGAAGATGCCCATGCCGCGGCGCTGTGGGCTACCGCCCATGCCGCCGAACTGGGCGGCGACCCAGCCCGCCTGGCGGTCGCCGGCGACGATGCCGGCGGCAACCTGGCTGCCGCGCTGACCCTGATCGCCCGCGACCGCAACGGCCCGGCGATCGCCGCCCAGGTGCTGGTCGGGCCGATGCTCGACCCGAGCATGACCCGCCTCGGCGACGGCATCCGGCTCAATTCCGACCTCAGCGCCGCGACCTGTGCCGCCTGCTACCGCCAGTACCTGCCGCAGTCCCACCAGCGTCTGCATCCCTACGCCTCGCCGCTGGCCTCGGTGCGTCAGGCCGGCCTGCCGCCGGCGCTGATCGTCACCGCCGAATGCGACGTGCTGCACAACGAAGCCGAGAAATACGCCGCGGCACTGATCGCCGCCGGCGTGCCGACCCAAGTCGTGCGCTTTGCCGGCGTCAATCACGCCGCGCTGGCCGGCCACCGTCCCGCCCTCGACGAGATTGCCCATTTCCTGCGCCACCGGCTGCGGGAGGCCGGCGAACCCGCCCCCAACAAAACCCGAAATCCCATTTGACCCCGAGAGGAATCGCCATGTCCCAACAACACAAACGCCTCGCCCTCGCCGCCGCCCTCGCCGGCCTGTTCAGCCTCGGTGGCGGTCTCGCCGTCTATCACGGCCAGGCCGGCGCTGCCCCGGTCGCTGCCGCGCCGGCCGCCGCCACGGTCGATGTCGCCGAAGTCGCCAGCCGCGCCGTCACCGAGTGGCAGCAATACTCCGGTCGCCTCGAAGCCGTCGAGCGGGTCGAGATCCACCCGCAGGTTTCCGGCATCCTGACCGCCGTGCATTTCAAGGACGGCAGCCTGGTCAAGAAGGGCGAGCTGCTATTCACCATCGACCCGCGCCCCTTCGCCGCCGAAGTCGCCCGCGCCGAAGCCCAGCAGGCCGCGATGGAGGCCCGCGTCGCCTACACCGCCAGCGACCTGGCGCGCGGCGAGCGGCTGTTGGCCGAGAATGCCATCGCCCGCCGCGATTTCGACGAGAAGCAGAACGCCGCCCGCGAAGCCAAGGCCAACCTGCAGGCCGCTAGGGCGGCGCTCAACGTCGCCCAGCTCAACCTCGAATACACCCGCATCACGGCGCCGATCGCCGGCCGCGTCTCGCGGGCCGAAGTCACGGTCGGCAACCTG
This genomic window contains:
- a CDS encoding ArsR/SmtB family transcription factor, which encodes MEKHWSDKDIELTADRCKAVAHPLRLAILCLLGQGERSVGDICRELGTTQPNISQHLTQLHNQRLLKSRKEANFVYYAIADQRLSEIIGMLQKIYCP
- a CDS encoding EAL and HDOD domain-containing protein, encoding MTSDKDNVYLGRQPIFDRQQHLVAYELLYRSGEFAEAHVTDNAQATAEVIRRSFKRIGINTVLGESAGFLNVDAEMLYSRHLDALPVNRLVLELLETVEIDDGIIERCRELKQRGFRLALDDVSSYDDRLAPLLEMADIIKIDLAMLDQAGLAALVRRLKPYTGKLLAEKVETWERVHECMALGFQLFQGFILARPSILVS
- the rssA gene encoding patatin-like phospholipase RssA; translated protein: MKNHPIRIGLALGSGSARGWSHIGVIRVLEQAGISPEIICGTSIGSLVGAAYAAGKLDSLELWVKELSWQAVVGLLDLKMGGGLIEGGKLVGFLRKQLDDQGIEELTKTFACVATDLANGRETWLREGSVVDAVRASIAMPGLFTPVLREGRMLVDGGLVNPVPVSLCRAMGADVVIAVDLNWDLLGQRKRLSSQARTELVPTTNGKLNGLLARLRPSNWMNGESQALKAMPSMLDVVSTSLNIMQVRITQSRLAGEPADAMIRPKLSTIAAMDFHRAEIAIAEGERAARHALPMIQELLG
- a CDS encoding bacteriohemerythrin; protein product: MLDNQHKKLLTLCQHVIDWQTEEDDLGIFRFRTILDDLQDYADDHLRTEEALLAKCGFPLLAGHKAEHASHRRQLNEFLRSASHGELDQEGLSRYLSDWWVAHILESDKQYTAYIQRFR
- a CDS encoding c-type cytochrome; translation: MKTAHSLFLTGSLLFALSGLVPAHAAVDEEAAKALAKKNDCFKCHAVDKTKKGPSYQKIAAKFKGKPDGEEKCIKNITSGLKVKLEDGSEEDHKIIDTKDQNEMKNLCGWILSR
- a CDS encoding LysR family transcriptional regulator, yielding MDRFQAMQVFTQVVDANSFTRAADHLGLPRATVTTIIQNLEALLQVRLLNRTTRRISLTPDGAAYYEHCARILGEVEETESSFRDVARGPKGRLRIDVPSPIGRLILIPRLSEFHERYPEVELVIGMGDRMVDLVREAVDCVIRAGELQDSTLVARRIGTLKMITCAAPDYLERYGVPTCIDDLQQHRAVQYFSSRTGRDFDWDFIVDGQSMPVKMRGSVSVNDSEAYVACGLQGFGMIQPARFMVLPQLESGALVEVLPQLSPSPMPISVAYMQNRHLSPKVRAFVDWVAELFGACPLLGGVGNGSGECSYSAQPGYNTLRTEVALQNAAEEACCRE
- a CDS encoding alpha/beta hydrolase; protein product: MAAATPTTTRQPQDLVIPGPAGPLALRLYRPSRITAALPVVLYFHGGGFVSGNLDDADQPASYIAEHGPALVLAVGYALAPARPFPAAPEDAHAAALWATAHAAELGGDPARLAVAGDDAGGNLAAALTLIARDRNGPAIAAQVLVGPMLDPSMTRLGDGIRLNSDLSAATCAACYRQYLPQSHQRLHPYASPLASVRQAGLPPALIVTAECDVLHNEAEKYAAALIAAGVPTQVVRFAGVNHAALAGHRPALDEIAHFLRHRLREAGEPAPNKTRNPI
- a CDS encoding efflux RND transporter periplasmic adaptor subunit; amino-acid sequence: MSQQHKRLALAAALAGLFSLGGGLAVYHGQAGAAPVAAAPAAATVDVAEVASRAVTEWQQYSGRLEAVERVEIHPQVSGILTAVHFKDGSLVKKGELLFTIDPRPFAAEVARAEAQQAAMEARVAYTASDLARGERLLAENAIARRDFDEKQNAAREAKANLQAARAALNVAQLNLEYTRITAPIAGRVSRAEVTVGNLVAPGNGPALTSLVSADRIYAAFDVDEQSYLKVVNGRQGKALPIHLGLADDEGYSREGRLSSVDNRLDSTSGTIRLRALVDNPDGKLVPGLYARIRLGAASQRDALLIDEKAVGTDQAKRFVLVVGEGNQTAYREVQLGSVQDGLRVVESGLKAGERIVVNGLQRVRPGDPVTPNIVPMGGVAPAVAKG